Proteins encoded in a region of the Fusobacterium sp. FSA-380-WT-3A genome:
- the gluD gene encoding NAD-specific glutamate dehydrogenase, with amino-acid sequence MEKELNVFEMAQAQVKNACDKLGMEPNVYELLKEPQRVLEVNIPVKMDDGSIRIFKGFRSQHNDAVGPTKGGIRFHQNVSLEEVKALSIWMTFKCSVTGIPYGGGKGGIIVDPSELSQGELERLSRGYIDGIYKLIGEKVDVPAPDVNTNGQIMAWMVDEYNKLTGTSAIGTLTGKPLDFGGSKGRNEATGYGVAVTVREAAKKLGIDMKSAKIAVQGFGNVGAFTVKNIEKLGGKVVAMCEWCKEKGAYAIYDENGLDFQAMWDYKAKNGNLVGFAKEISVDEFWGADVDVVVPAALEKAIDAHQAELIKAKLVCEAANGPITPAGDEVLNKKGIVVTPDILTNAGGVTVSYFEWVQNLYGYYWGEKEVEEKEDIAMVDAFEALWKIKEEYNVTMREAAYMHSVKKVAAAMKLRGWY; translated from the coding sequence ATGGAAAAAGAATTAAACGTTTTTGAAATGGCCCAAGCTCAAGTTAAAAATGCTTGTGACAAATTAGGAATGGAACCAAATGTTTACGAGTTATTAAAAGAACCACAAAGAGTATTAGAAGTTAATATTCCTGTAAAAATGGATGATGGATCTATCAGAATATTCAAAGGATTCAGATCTCAACATAACGACGCTGTTGGACCTACAAAAGGAGGAATCAGATTCCACCAAAACGTATCTTTAGAAGAAGTTAAAGCTTTATCTATTTGGATGACTTTCAAATGTTCAGTAACTGGAATACCTTATGGAGGAGGTAAAGGAGGAATCATCGTTGACCCTTCTGAATTATCTCAAGGAGAATTAGAAAGATTATCAAGAGGATATATTGACGGAATATATAAATTAATAGGAGAAAAAGTTGACGTTCCAGCTCCAGACGTAAATACAAACGGACAAATCATGGCATGGATGGTTGACGAATACAATAAATTAACTGGAACTTCTGCAATCGGAACTTTAACAGGAAAACCATTAGACTTTGGTGGTTCTAAAGGAAGAAACGAAGCAACAGGATACGGAGTTGCTGTTACAGTTAGAGAAGCTGCTAAAAAATTAGGAATCGATATGAAATCTGCTAAAATAGCTGTTCAAGGATTCGGAAACGTTGGAGCTTTCACTGTTAAAAACATCGAAAAATTAGGTGGAAAAGTAGTTGCAATGTGCGAATGGTGTAAAGAAAAAGGAGCATATGCTATCTATGATGAAAACGGATTAGATTTCCAAGCTATGTGGGATTACAAAGCTAAAAACGGAAACTTAGTTGGATTCGCTAAAGAAATATCTGTAGATGAGTTCTGGGGAGCAGACGTTGACGTTGTTGTTCCAGCAGCTCTAGAAAAAGCTATCGATGCTCATCAAGCTGAATTAATTAAAGCTAAATTAGTTTGTGAAGCAGCAAACGGACCAATAACTCCAGCTGGAGACGAAGTATTAAATAAAAAAGGAATAGTTGTTACTCCAGACATCTTAACTAACGCTGGTGGAGTTACAGTTTCTTACTTCGAATGGGTACAAAACCTATATGGATACTACTGGGGAGAAAAAGAAGTTGAAGAGAAAGAAGATATCGCTATGGTTGACGCTTTCGAAGCTTTATGGAAAATCAAAGAAGAATACAATGTTACAATGAGAGAAGCAGCTTATATGCACTCAGTTAAAAAAGTTGCTGCTGCAATGAAATTAAGAGGATGGTACTAA